CTGGGGCCTTATACAGTATAGACAGGTGTGTGCCTTTTCAAATCATGTCCAATCAAGTGAATTTAACACAGGTTAATTCAAATTAAGCTGCTGAAACATGATCAGTGGAAACATGTTCCTGAGCTCAATTTAGAGCTTTACAGAATgtgatttttcagttttttatttttaataaatttgcAACAATTTCAAAAATTAATTTCTCTCATTGTCATTAAGGAGTATTGTGTGTACATCATGTATGTTTAAGCCTAAATTTTACAGTTTCCTTTCCCAAAGTTAGAGTTTGACATTAGTAGACCTGTGTAAGTTCTCCTCAACCTACAGAACTCTTTATCTGACGTCATTTGTATTAAAGGCAGAGAGCAAGATCAGTCACAGACTATTCTTTGATCCTTCATGTGTAGATGTGTATTAGAATAAGAATCCAACACAATAAACAGGGCATTTAACAACGAATGAGTTAATTAGCAGAACATCTGTGATGGGACATTACATATTTTTAAGGGCAACATGTTCATAAGGGTTGGAGGCAACAGGAGAATTATATAAACAAGTACATCTGATGTGCTTACAGCTAAGCATGGACTACTGTATCTGAAGCACACAGGAACCTTATCTGCAGCACTCCACCACACCCATATTCCTGTTCCAATGAAACTTGAATGCAGACTGCCCAGAAATTGACAAACTACAGTAATGCTGTACCCTAtcaacaattttttttattttatctacGAGATAAGAgaaactacagtatatgaggGTTAATATTATTAAAGTCTGTCCTCTTGGCTTGCTTCTGTTAGCTTGGAAGCGCTACCAATATttggctcctcttcatcctggTCTTTTTCATCAGTAGGTTGTGTACGTAGACATTTAAATGCTccaaaaagtaaaacacagactAAAAGAATCCCAAATCCAAAAGCCTAAGAAGCcaagaaagagaaaatataAACTATTACTATGAGTGTGATGGTTATGAATACATCTAGTACAAATTGTATTGAATAAAAGTGATCTTCATAAATAATTGGAAATAGAGACATCAGCTTGTTCTGTACCTGAGACTGAAAGTACCACGTCTGGGTCAGACTCATTCTCTCCATGTACGAGGTTCCGTTGGTAGGTTCACACCATTTCTGGGGTTCACCTTTGTCAACAATCACAAACCTGCCTGTCCAGTCTGTTCTTGCACAGGCATAGTATTGACCATCCAAGAAGACCAGGATGAGCCACATTATGAGCGGAACTGGGCCAGAAAGTGAAAGCTTTTCATGCTCTTTTTCAACTCTACACTTACATTCATGAATAAAAAGCATCAGAACAGAAGCAGTAACTCCAGGCAAAAATAGATACACTGACCCAAACAATGTGTTCCATTCAGGATCACAAGGACACGCGAACTCCACCTCTACAATCCTCTCTAAGCCAGTGAGGATCAGGCCAATAACCATATTTGATGCAACAGGACTTGTTCTTAACTCACTTTTCAATATGGAGATGAATTGTGTTTGTAATTGTTTTGTCTCCTCAGATGCTAATGCTGCAAAAGAGAAAAGTAAAGAAACATTCTTACTCCTATTGAATGAAAAAATAGAATCTTGTTCTTTAACTATAACATACatcctgaaaataaaataaacaatctAGAATtcatataatttatttaatttatataatataaacttTCTAATTAACATTATGAAAGaaaatttatttgtatttaatttaattaaaataaatttaaaaagtttaaaatttaaacttCATAAATTCAGTTTAAGTTTTATTCACAGAACACAACTCTTCATATAGTCTTCATATATATTGTATCCTGTATGTTGAATAATTAGAAATAAAACTGTCTGCAATgataataaagaaaacaaaactaattATAATTACACCTACCAGTCACTCTACTAGAAGGATTGACCATGTTGATGTTCCAGTGTCCTGCTCAAAGGTCTTGATTAAAGCCTCTCACTGCAATACTTCTGCTCTTCAGTAAATATTTTGTTCCTATTTCCTTtcaatttgtcttttttatcaGTTACTGTACAACCTTGTCAACTGTCAACTCTGACACCAAGCGGTTAAAAACAGTGCTGCAGATTAAATGACAACACAGGCCTGTGAAATTTGTTCTGCTCCTGTCCTGCTTATGCTTGTTACAAAAGATAAGTATGTCAAGCAAATAGAGTGAAACATATTCTGTTATATAATATTGAAACTGTAGTggttgtttttggttgttttttattgatttgaCAACACTGTCACTCTAATAAAACCAAGGGATGTGCAGAAAGGGGTCCCCAAGGAAAGTGAAAGGGCTCAGTGGTCCAATAGTTCATTCAATCTAGAATATATTTTGCATAACATGGAGTACGACCAAGTACTGAGATTTAAGTATTTATTAATAAAGGTGAACAAAACTCAAAAGGCACAATTAACTTATCAGGGAGTAGACAGGGTGGACAATGCCAAACATAGTTAGTGAGCTGAAGTCTTTTATCAGCTGCCTTAGAAGGTTGGATGGTGGATAGTTTTAAGGGCAACATGTTCATAAGGGTTGGAAGCCACAGGAGAATCACTAGATCAAAAGTTTCTTCTGTATATCTGTCTTGTCACTAGGTGGCACAACAAGTATGTCTGATACGCTTTAACTGCACACCTTGGTCTACAACATatggatttatttcatttaaccTTGAATGCAGGCGGCAATCAAAAAAGGATTTTTGATTTTATTGTTGATTGCTATATTGGAAGCAACAACCTAAAGTTGGAAATCCTGTACAAGTGGATTTGGGTAAATGAGCATTAGCGTtactaaaaattaaaaaacaaaaaactaaaatgtaagaacaaaggtttttctgttttcttagtTTGGTATTGGatagtgttatgggaaaaattgtctcttccttatttctatgcatttctatgcagttattatacgagttatgacttatgttctgcaattaatatcttatgttttgtcttactgtatgcatttgacatttcacctagattgttcaatggttgtctctgcctgatagactctcaactctagctcccaaacacaaggtcagggagttgtgtctctgtctgttgagacttggtgctcctttctcacagatagttggacgtcagcaatgcaggtgtgagaaagtaaaaatcttcacacgcactgcgacagggaggagatggtgcatgtaatttgattgggttagaaagacattccaccctagtcggacagagaagctaaaaggcagaagcaacttgaggatcgtgggctctttgcatcacaccttcgtggtgtgtgcactgatctccccagctggtttttggtttgttgatgtgcacgatccacatccatgctttttatttgctttccccattatttttattttctttattatttcaataaatcgcacaaaaggacaactctctctcatctacttctttatggaaaatttccaccacagaaattggcgttgtcggcaggatcccgcggcaggtcgtctggacgatgtgaccagggacgatagtcctgaggactagggtcgctcagcctccaaacctctacagacattcagagctgggaggactgctcacccgtctggatcgcctctgacgagatccacgaactcagattcaaactcaaatcctaatttggctcggctcggtgagagagattccttttgatttgggaaaaacaaaaggattggaacttttatttttaatttagctgaaacatttcaattggttgaaaaaaaaaggaaagaaatcttctgtttggttgaaacactaaatttgattaggaaaattaattagatcgagaaaaaagaaaaaaaaatcccaataatacatgttcttaattaggaagtctgctctgggtggtgagacgtcggttgctaagggttggctcgtggaaccgagcttccgtctgtactgaggatacagacatgtttttttgatctgtgcgtggtccacatgtgggggactgagtataaaagacggcttctgaaagatggagtgcgtttgcagagtgaagtattttcaagatacgagggacccgggcctagaggggcctaacgttgaggaaatacttcgtgaaaggctctgtcgccagatcaggttggttccctttttacggagacgtccgataaaaaggcattttgggaaggttccggccggaacacacaaaaaatctaaggcaggaaaccgccggactctgaaagacgggttcggggcaatttgagtctacaccaccagacagaaaccgtacaaaactaaacgtaattaaagtaaatatggttattagtgcgtttcatgtttccatgagtgggaaactggttatgggttcaaaaggagaatcgcttagtgtaaaagacatatgcaccttaaaagaaaaattagatacaaaagaaacgatctgaaaaagcaaaactatcaaaactaaagccctaaaagaaacaaaagagtgatgagagtaacaggaaaaaaggagataacaactctggggaagaattgtttgcactctgccacagacacacatacaccacacacacacgtcatgtcaagagcaaatgctcccattgtttctgctctctattctaatgcagaactgagcgcgatgagggtaaatccggatctggactcctttcccaccatcagcagaagaaccgaaggagaagaagcgccaaccaacaaccagaacagggtggaagctctgacaccacagcagctggaggacacagaccacagcatggacgcctcacagactcccacaacgtctgcagccatcacgttctgggctcatcagatgaaccagctactacaagcatgtgtgtctgacacagacacctgcttatgacaatcagcaaaggaaaacaaggacagagcaacagcagagaagacgtgctctgacacagacactggttgaaacaacaggagaggcttcagacgtgatcggcccaaaagagctgcattcgaggatccaggaaaggtctgtcatcgaggaacaactgtcccattgaaaggcttcacccactggtgctcacatcagactgatggttggggaaggaggaaggtgacggttccttttcacgtgatgtacaagacggtaccgcaaaaacacacacacattcatacacgcaatgaagaaacacgcttacagctgatacacgctcaaattcatgttcatgcttatctgctcgcaatgaagaatcgctttttgctaaaaaaaaaatcccacagagtgattttaaaaatatgacaaacagctaaatgacaactgctgcatgactttacagtctgatgggttcaaactattttaacttgcaacaaattcagtaataaaatcctctatgtttctaaaagggtttgtgcacaatataggtttgtctggccagactagaagactataggaaacaaaacagactatagagaaaacaaaacagacggtagaaaaagaaacaaaaaaacagactataggaagactgagactgactgaaacagactattaatgactattaaagggaagacgactattagagagaagtaataataattactgtacgtaccagactattaaagaaaaacttattctttcactgtcttgtgcaacatctgacagcaagacaccgtaacattcatttttgctttcaaacttatgcccagtttaaattttaggaagagatcttgtgtagtttaggtatttgattgatttccactccagacggagtgcaggttacgtctacagacattctaaataatccctcttttgttggtgttaacttcagctcagctgtgctcttatcattggctgctgagggggggctgtaactgaggccctcacacaggctgcatcacagcttgtttatgatttcacacacacacactgacaaactggcctcaacttccctcttttgggatgaacacaggtctgcgcttgcgatttcttttactaacgaacaaaaaagatttttgatgtttattctacagctccacacgtccctctgtgaaaacatgatggagacagatgcaggacgtgggtcctttcgtgaacagatgtgaacggggtggagactggtgaacgacttccgaccccatgtgacgtattcacctactttgcatactttaaaaaaaaaaaaacttttttttattctgcctgtcatgcacaacaagcagtgaacctccacattctaatgacacactacatgtttttattttcatttttcagaggacgctctgacccaacactcagccttacaggaagccctgcttccctgtggctcacacacagacatgatgtaggttcaatcagaggatgtgaaccagtggtcatcacacctaaatctgaccacagaccatgtaaacaacaacaccctcttaaaggaagccatagatggtgttactgcagacaccactaagctactgaaacattggatgctacaggccacaaagagagcctgtctaaattacactttgttcagacaaaggttattttctgggtcattgtaattacagctgatggcaaatccatctcacccaacagagttaaagcaatttgagacctgcctaaactgtgcacgtataaacagcttatcttttctaggttttcgttcttattgtaggaacttcattcttaactttaatgtctttgaggccccactcagggttctgatgcagacatcttcatcgtccacttcttgtctcacgtggacgtctgaggctgaacaacgttcaccgacctcatgcttgctcttcagtcgactcctactttgggtcttcctgatctgaccctacgcgacctttcactcaaacagtggatgagaaatcaggttgtacgacttctgttcttttgtcctcatactttgattcttttggaatagatcacatctttctacagcccgatggcttagatgcaacaccaccttgctcaacatgctgaaaattactatcaagagtccgtcgtgaagtctggctctttgctaagacactactctgctcaggctgcagagttgattgcgttgactgaagctagtaaactagcagaaggagagtctgttaccatctacacagactcacagacgctctgtggaagcataggaagcttttgaagtctgattgcaaacctatcttacatcatgataaggttctgctttgctggacgctgtcctgctgcctacagctaatgctgtttgtaactgtcccactcacaacatcatagacaactttgtttctgccgacatgcagctgcagacgctgctgcgaaggtcgctgcccaacaacccctccctctcctgatcctcttttcctcttgttccctctccaactctctctatcctttccttcctcatctccctgtgctttaaacattttgtacctcacaggaacgcagactctggctgacgaatggttccacctgtagccatggagtctggtttgggcctgatggcagccgtgccgcccaaacacctttttccccacaattcagatttcccaacaggtgaaatcagtcgacaggaccactacaccatccaaccagggcacgggcgatcgttaaggagttcaggaggaagcactggacctccaaacggtggcgaggccacttccacgtccttctgacgaccaacacggctgtgaagatcgcagaaagagcgacttggatcaactccatccaggaaggtcccggatccaacagacgaccctccatctacaccacacgagaaaaccaccactgacgaaaaaaactaagaaggacgaccctcgctgtgctcacacacgcactgaggcgaggctgcgttgaccgttcagctaaaggtgtgagccaagcgccgcctgaagctgcaccggtgaatcacactatcagaccatacatctacacacacgctcctgagaaaacacacacacgagcagccttgagttgccgacgctggacgacgtgtagactcttcacatcacgggagtgacagtgactcagacgacattgggagaaaacctggcggtgataacaaatcccaagtgtctctgtgatcagctgatcacaacctgaagaactccaacgaactgtcaatacttcaacacacaggttggaaacaatctaacgctactgttcaataagaagaagcagattgttacagacatcaattgtaaccttgttgcgttagacattttatgttactctgattattgccttgatcatatgatgtttccatgtaactttacacaatacttttgaatgagaaaatttcacataattcacaacactgagtttaaatattaatttggtgtttaatttgctcacaatcactttattcactgctacaattagttttatccttcatttacagatgaaagacaacacaagcggcaatatgcatcatcattctggttaaatccctgaatctcctattcgatctagacgcaaatgtacaattaaagatccgaaagcatgaaatctatcttaagattatatgaaacagaaccccaccggaaacctatggctatcatacattaattgtctttattacattactattgaatggccgtagacacgttgttagcagagaaaagaggcgtttgtgttatgtttggagacgcatgttgtacttacatcctgaataacactgattctaatggtattgtggcgaaggcgctacacggccttcagaatctcagctaactctggtataggttcttcctcttggaattggctagacgaaatgtctggaaaatggaaatctgttctcatgtccacagctgtttcctttataattgagatggctgtgattctcttgtttggtttttgcattatcccactggttagaggtctcatcatgcgtgcgaccacagcaacactctcgtatcaaatgacacaatgaactatgttcaaaaaccccaactctaattcacgtaatgactttgacgatggtcttaggctgtctgatcacaaaatataatctggtacaaatatgattatggacttattttcttcacatgctcatacagaggttattcttgtttaactacccaccaaaaacagctcccaaccttttgtcccttagttacttgcattttatgtgaaggtgtattttgaatcttgatgagttaatacccttattgtttcatttgcatggatcttttattattacagaatgtgatgttgacaatttttattcctttatggtttgattaatgtgtaatcaaaaggggggagtgttatgggaaaaattgtctcttccttatttctatgcatttctatgcagttattatacgagttatgacttatgttctgcaattaatatcttatgttttgtcttactgtatgcatttgacatttcacctagattgttcaatggttgtctctgcctgatagactctcaactctagctcccaaacacaaggtcggggagttgtgtctctgtctgttgagacttggtgctcctttctcacagatagttggacgtcagcgatgcaggtgtgagaaagtaaaaatcttcacacgcactgcgacagggaggagatggtgcatgtaatttgattgggttagaaagacattccaccctagtcggacagagaagctaaaaggcagaagcaacttgaggatcgtgggctctttgcatcacaccttcgtggtgtgtgcactgatctccccagctggtttttggtttgttgatgtgcacgatccacatccatgctttttatttgctttccccattatttttattttctttattgtttcaataaatcgcacaaaaggacaactctctctcatctacttctttatggaaaatttccaccacagataGTAAGCGCAAAGTCTGTCAGTTACTGCAATGAGTTTATTGTCATGTTattacagcatgtacagtatactttTGTGTCTATAGACTTTTTAAAATACAtacatgaaaaaagaaaacacactatATAAATATGATATACAAACACATAACTGATTGCATTGTTTACAAAGAAGAAATATTTCAGTTACTCACTATTTTGCCTCACTGCTTGTTTTGACAAACCAATTATTCAAAGGAATCAAAACTATCAACTAAACATTATAGACTTTTGTGTCTGTAGGAGCAACATTGTGTTGGAGCAATTACAATACAGTATTATATGTGAATGAAATGAAGGGTTTCAACCAGATGCACTCACTCAACATCTTGGGCAATTGTTCCTGGTAAGAATCACATCCATACTTTACACCTATAAAGAACAGGGGTGTTGGGTAAACAAAGGACTGGAAGTAGTGAGTAGTAACTGTCACTCCTGCTCCACAATTACAGGGTTGTTAACTCCTTTTTATGGGGGACTTGTGAAGTGGTCTAGATCTTTGTGGGAACCGATGAAAAGGCAGGCTGATAAATGGATATAAATGGGATGCAatgtttaaattgtttaaattaaacttTCAAATCACTGTAAATAATCTTATCCAGGCCAAGTTGGCGCCCTAGGTGAGATTTTGCGCCCTTGTCCTCCCCTTAGGGCGCGATTACACACGT
The genomic region above belongs to Betta splendens chromosome 6, fBetSpl5.4, whole genome shotgun sequence and contains:
- the LOC114857166 gene encoding uncharacterized protein LOC114857166 isoform X2; translation: MVNPSSRVTALASEETKQLQTQFISILKIPLIMWLILVFLDGQYYACARTDWTGRFVIVDKGEPQKWCEPTNGTSYMERMSLTQTWYFQSQAFGFGILLVCVLLFGAFKCLRTQPTDEKDQDEEEPNIGSASKLTEASQEDRL
- the LOC114857166 gene encoding uncharacterized protein LOC114857166 isoform X3, whose protein sequence is MVNPSSRVTALASEETKQLQTQFISILKNWTGRFVIVDKGEPQKWCEPTNGTSYMERMSLTQTWYFQSQAFGFGILLVCVLLFGAFKCLRTQPTDEKDQDEEEPNIGSASKLTEASQEDRL
- the LOC114857166 gene encoding calcium homeostasis modulator protein 5-like isoform X1, producing MVNPSSRVTALASEETKQLQTQFISILKSELRTSPVASNMVIGLILTGLERIVEVEFACPCDPEWNTLFGSVYLFLPGVTASVLMLFIHECKCRVEKEHEKLSLSGPVPLIMWLILVFLDGQYYACARTDWTGRFVIVDKGEPQKWCEPTNGTSYMERMSLTQTWYFQSQAFGFGILLVCVLLFGAFKCLRTQPTDEKDQDEEEPNIGSASKLTEASQEDRL